The following DNA comes from Chitinophaga nivalis.
ACTGCCGGCAGCCGTTACACCCGGCCATTTTACCAGCATCGGTTCCCGGATGCCGCCTTCATATACAGAGCCTTTACCGGCACGCAGCGGCGCATTCTGGGTATGTAGCTGCCCTTCCCGGGGTGGAGCCAGGCTAAGCCCACCATTATCACTCATAAACAGGATGATGGTATTACCATCTATCTGCCGGGTACGCAGGTAGTCCATTACCGTACCCAGACTTTGATCCATTCCTTCGATCATAGCGGCATACTTTGCCGCAGTACTGTCCAGGCCCTCGTTCAGGTAACGCTGATAGTATTTCCGGTCGGCCTGCAGCGGGGTATGTACGGCATAATGTGCGAGATAGAGGTAAAATGGTTGTTTCCGCTTAATCGGTTCATCCAGTGTTTTGATGGCTTCCCGTGTAAGGGCTTCTGTGAGAAAGGTGCCGGTACCATAATATTCTTCCAGGTCAGGTACTGCCTGGGCGGTAGCCTTCCCGGACATGTTACCATAGTTTTCTTCCGACAGGTAACTTTGCGGATGGCCAGCCGCATGACCGGCTATATTGACGAGAAAGCCCATATTATAGGGGTTCGCGCCGGGTGTACCCATGGCGCCCCAATGTGCCTTGCCGGCATGAATGGTATAGTAACCCGCTTCCCGGAGCAATGCGGGTAACGGGGTGGCATATACGGTATGGGCAATACCCCGTACGGGACTGTAGCCGTTGGTGTTCCAGGATGCCGGATGCAAGGTTTCATCCGGTACATCGGAAGAAACGTCCTTACGCGGAGACGTCCAGTTGGTGACGCCATGATGGGCGGCATTCATCCCCGTCAGCATGCTTACCCGGGAGGGGGTACATACCGGCGTGGCGTAAGCATTGGTGAATTTCATTCCTTCGCGGGCCAGCCGTTCCATATGGGGTGTATGAAAGCGTTTATTCGTTGCCGTTACCTGGTACCA
Coding sequences within:
- a CDS encoding sulfatase, producing MKKNALLLLGCCLCISSYAQFKDPRPVKRPPNIIVFLVDDMGWEDSSVPFWYQVTATNKRFHTPHMERLAREGMKFTNAYATPVCTPSRVSMLTGMNAAHHGVTNWTSPRKDVSSDVPDETLHPASWNTNGYSPVRGIAHTVYATPLPALLREAGYYTIHAGKAHWGAMGTPGANPYNMGFLVNIAGHAAGHPQSYLSEENYGNMSGKATAQAVPDLEEYYGTGTFLTEALTREAIKTLDEPIKRKQPFYLYLAHYAVHTPLQADRKYYQRYLNEGLDSTAAKYAAMIEGMDQSLGTVMDYLRTRQIDGNTIILFMSDNGGLSLAPPREGQLHTQNAPLRAGKGSVYEGGIREPMLVKWPGVTAAGSTATQPVIIEDFFPAILEMAGIQLYNAVQSVDGNSFVPILRNPAYTDSSRALVWHYPNKWIPEGGPGINYKSALRQGRWKVVYDLRTGAAELYDLQTDIGEQRNLAAQEPQRTTALVRLLSQRLQAWKAPMPVLKATGQPLPWPGENRP